Proteins encoded in a region of the Burkholderia ubonensis subsp. mesacidophila genome:
- the tssL gene encoding type VI secretion system protein TssL, long form, with protein MSSGTFDKDAFDFLASDSGTLLEPQKERTGDERGASSAQIDPGEFDAVVDIQQRLDEVLAAANPLLEAARPLLRMLADMPAMLDTSEAVAGLRTLLVREVSLFQKVCDKADLPWKHMAVVRYCLCTALDEAANRTSWGGGGVWAARSLLITFEGEVDGGEKFFLLIGRMATDPQEYVDILEILYRVLGLGFEGRYSVTADGRRYLEQIRQRLWTLITGAHDALQPELSPHWRGATPGRLPLLRSVPVWASAACAVLALFALFVFYQYHLLTERHALEARILEIGKERLASAPQRLRLSQLLRNEIARGLLTVDEDDRRSLVVFKGDSMFASGQSAVLPEIVPILDKVAHEVARVGGNVLVSGHTDNQPIRSAAFANNLVLSEKRAAYVAQILQRDGTPADRIRAVGKGDTQPAGDNATAAGRALNRRVEIMVTL; from the coding sequence ATGAGTTCCGGTACGTTCGACAAAGACGCGTTCGACTTTCTCGCGAGCGATTCCGGGACGTTGCTCGAGCCGCAGAAGGAGCGCACCGGCGATGAAAGGGGCGCATCGAGTGCGCAGATCGACCCCGGCGAGTTCGATGCGGTCGTGGATATCCAGCAACGTCTCGACGAGGTGCTGGCGGCAGCCAATCCGCTGCTCGAGGCGGCGCGGCCGCTGCTCAGAATGCTCGCCGACATGCCGGCGATGCTCGATACGTCGGAGGCGGTGGCCGGACTGCGGACGCTGCTCGTGCGCGAGGTCAGCCTGTTCCAGAAGGTATGCGACAAGGCCGATCTGCCATGGAAGCACATGGCGGTCGTCCGCTACTGTCTGTGCACCGCGCTCGACGAGGCGGCGAACCGCACGAGTTGGGGCGGGGGCGGCGTATGGGCGGCGCGAAGCCTGCTGATCACGTTCGAGGGCGAAGTCGACGGCGGCGAGAAGTTTTTCCTGCTGATCGGCCGGATGGCAACCGATCCCCAGGAGTACGTCGATATCCTCGAAATCCTCTATCGCGTGCTCGGTCTCGGATTCGAGGGGCGCTACAGCGTGACGGCCGACGGACGCCGTTATCTCGAACAGATTCGCCAGCGTCTGTGGACGCTCATCACCGGCGCGCACGATGCGCTTCAGCCCGAGCTGTCGCCGCACTGGCGTGGCGCTACGCCCGGCAGGCTGCCGTTGTTGCGCAGCGTGCCGGTCTGGGCCTCCGCCGCTTGCGCCGTGCTCGCGCTGTTCGCACTGTTCGTGTTCTACCAGTACCACCTGCTGACCGAGCGCCATGCACTGGAAGCGCGAATTCTCGAGATCGGCAAGGAGCGGCTGGCGTCCGCGCCGCAGCGTCTGCGTCTGTCGCAACTGTTGAGGAACGAGATCGCGCGCGGCCTGCTGACCGTCGACGAGGACGATCGGCGCAGTCTCGTCGTGTTCAAGGGCGATTCGATGTTCGCGTCGGGCCAGAGCGCGGTGTTGCCGGAGATCGTGCCGATCCTGGACAAGGTCGCGCACGAGGTGGCGCGCGTGGGCGGCAACGTGCTCGTGAGCGGACATACCGACAATCAGCCGATCCGCAGCGCGGCTTTCGCGAACAACCTCGTGCTGTCGGAAAAGCGCGCGGCGTATGTCGCACAAATCCTGCAGCGGGACGGTACGCCGGCGGATCGGATCCGTGCGGTCGGCAAGGGTGACACCCAGCCGGCGGGCGACAACGCGACGGCGGCCGGCAGGGCGCTCAATCGCCGCGTCGAAATCATGGTCACCCTGTAG
- the tssK gene encoding type VI secretion system baseplate subunit TssK has translation MSWHNKVVWSEGLFLLPQLFQQQERYFEHFAHKRSAPLSPFFWGFSQFEIDQESLAFGKLVFKSGAGVFPDGTPFDVPAHAPPPPPLTIAPEHQNQVIYLAVPLRLPNTEETVFRDETASLARYLAFENELRDSNTIGQGPKPVQLANLRLRLLPEKELTQSWIGIALTRIKTLRADGSVSLHDTDHIPPVSQYGADPLLREWATQLHGLAKLRADALATRLSGSDGRAGAAAEVADYLLLQVLNRYEPLLEHICRIRETPPLEFYRELAMMAGELATFVRPQTRRPLPTPGYDHAQLYASIRPLVEEVHYLLNQVLIRGAQPIPLTEQPHGIRVAAVMPAELSGYSSLVLAVGAQMSPDVLQQQFAAQTKISQPQRLPELIRSHLPGLTMVPLPVPPRQIPFNSSYIYYELSRSGPFWEQIAQQGGLAMHIAGHFPELKLELWGVRHK, from the coding sequence ATGAGTTGGCATAACAAGGTCGTGTGGAGTGAAGGGCTTTTCCTGCTGCCACAGCTGTTCCAGCAGCAAGAGCGCTATTTCGAACATTTCGCGCACAAGCGCTCCGCACCGCTCAGTCCGTTCTTCTGGGGATTCAGTCAGTTCGAGATCGACCAGGAGTCGCTGGCGTTTGGCAAGCTGGTGTTCAAGAGCGGGGCGGGCGTGTTTCCTGACGGTACGCCGTTCGACGTGCCGGCGCATGCACCGCCGCCGCCGCCGCTGACGATCGCGCCCGAGCATCAGAACCAGGTGATCTATCTGGCGGTCCCGTTGCGCCTGCCCAATACCGAGGAGACCGTGTTTCGCGACGAGACGGCCTCGCTCGCCCGCTATCTGGCGTTCGAAAACGAGCTGCGGGACAGCAACACGATCGGTCAGGGGCCCAAGCCCGTGCAACTGGCGAACCTGCGCCTGCGGCTTCTGCCCGAGAAGGAATTGACGCAGTCGTGGATCGGCATCGCGCTGACGCGCATCAAGACCTTGCGGGCGGACGGCTCGGTGTCGCTGCACGATACCGATCACATTCCACCCGTCAGCCAATATGGCGCCGACCCGCTGCTGCGGGAATGGGCGACGCAGTTGCATGGCCTCGCGAAGCTGCGCGCCGATGCGCTGGCCACCCGCCTGTCGGGCAGCGATGGACGCGCGGGCGCGGCGGCGGAAGTGGCCGATTACCTGCTGCTGCAGGTGCTGAATCGCTATGAGCCGCTGCTCGAGCATATCTGCCGAATTCGCGAGACGCCGCCTCTGGAGTTCTATCGGGAACTCGCGATGATGGCTGGCGAACTGGCGACATTCGTGCGTCCGCAGACGCGTCGTCCACTGCCGACGCCGGGCTACGATCACGCGCAACTGTATGCGAGCATTCGGCCGCTCGTCGAGGAAGTCCACTACCTGCTCAACCAGGTGCTGATACGCGGCGCGCAGCCGATTCCGCTCACCGAGCAGCCGCACGGCATCCGCGTCGCCGCGGTGATGCCGGCCGAACTCTCGGGCTACTCGAGCCTCGTGCTCGCGGTCGGCGCGCAGATGTCGCCGGACGTGCTCCAGCAGCAATTCGCTGCGCAGACGAAGATCAGCCAGCCGCAGCGCCTGCCCGAGCTGATTCGTTCGCACCTGCCGGGCCTCACGATGGTGCCGCTGCCGGTACCGCCGCGACAGATTCCGTTCAATTCGAGCTACATCTACTACGAGTTGTCGCGCAGTGGGCCGTTCTGGGAGCAGATCGCGCAACAGGGCGGACTCGCGATGCACATCGCCGGCCACTTCCCCGAGTTGAAGCTCGAACTGTGGGGAGTTCGCCATAAATGA
- the tssJ gene encoding type VI secretion system lipoprotein TssJ yields MFSRFSPGTATRRDAIKRIAVGLSFLSLAACGGMPARIERASLDLKIKVSDGVNPDELGRPAPIMVRIYELKSAYTFDNADFFSLQSDSKKVLGEDALVIDEFVLRPGDVRDVRRRLNVATTAIGVLAGYRELGKSVWRGAYRLPPPPDEAWLRMLTAHTKIKLNVDIGQRAVLVTELD; encoded by the coding sequence ATGTTTTCTCGATTTTCGCCTGGCACGGCGACGCGCCGCGATGCGATCAAACGCATCGCGGTCGGACTGTCATTTCTGTCGCTGGCTGCGTGCGGAGGCATGCCGGCCCGAATCGAACGGGCCTCCCTGGATCTGAAGATCAAGGTGAGCGACGGCGTCAATCCGGACGAGCTGGGGCGCCCTGCGCCGATCATGGTGAGGATCTATGAGTTGAAGTCGGCTTATACGTTCGACAACGCCGACTTCTTCTCGCTGCAAAGCGACAGCAAGAAGGTGTTGGGCGAAGACGCGCTCGTGATCGACGAGTTCGTGCTTCGCCCGGGAGACGTCCGGGACGTTCGCCGGCGCCTGAATGTCGCGACGACGGCGATCGGCGTGTTGGCGGGATATCGCGAGCTCGGCAAGTCGGTGTGGCGCGGGGCCTACCGCTTGCCGCCTCCGCCGGACGAAGCGTGGCTCCGGATGCTGACGGCGCATACGAAAATCAAATTGAACGTGGATATCGGCCAGCGGGCCGTTCTGGTTACTGAATTGGATTGA
- a CDS encoding Hcp family type VI secretion system effector yields MAHDIFLKINGIDGESKDATHQNEIEVLSWSWNVSQQSNMHLGSGGGAGRATVDDLQFEHFIDRASPNLIQYCLLGKHIDEAKLTVRKAGGNPLEYILLTMNDVLVTQVSPSGVAADESRPSEIVRLSFSRLKQEYVVQNAQGGSGGAITATFDIKRNAA; encoded by the coding sequence ATGGCACACGACATTTTCCTCAAGATCAACGGAATCGACGGCGAATCCAAGGATGCCACTCACCAGAACGAAATCGAGGTCTTGAGCTGGTCGTGGAACGTATCGCAGCAATCGAACATGCACCTTGGCTCGGGCGGTGGCGCGGGCCGGGCTACCGTGGACGATCTGCAATTCGAGCATTTCATCGACCGGGCGAGCCCGAACCTGATCCAGTACTGTCTGCTGGGCAAGCACATCGACGAAGCGAAGCTCACGGTGCGTAAGGCGGGCGGGAATCCGCTCGAATACATCCTGCTGACGATGAATGACGTGCTGGTGACGCAGGTGAGCCCGTCGGGCGTCGCGGCCGACGAGTCGCGTCCTAGCGAGATCGTCCGTCTGTCGTTCTCGCGCCTCAAGCAGGAATACGTCGTGCAGAACGCGCAGGGCGGCAGCGGCGGTGCGATTACGGCGACGTTCGATATCAAGCGGAACGCGGCTTAA
- the tssC gene encoding type VI secretion system contractile sheath large subunit: protein MAVRESQARAAEAQLGAQSDFNALLSREFKPKTEQAREAVESAVKTLAEQALANSATMSDDAYKSIAAIIGEIDRKLSEQINLILHHEDFQKLESAWRGLHHLVTNTETDEKLKIRFMDVSKEDLRRTMKRYKGVAWDQSPFFKQIYEEEYGQLGGEPYGCLVADYYFDHTPPDVDLLASIGKVAAAAHAPFITGASPSVLQMDSWQELANPRDLTKIFTQNLEYAPWNSLRNSEDSRYIGLAMPRFLARLPYGIHTNPVDEFDFEESTDGSDHLKYTWANAAYAMAVNINRSFKHYGWCTLIRGVESGGVVENLPCHTFPTDDGGIDMKCPTEIAISDRREAELSKNGFIPLIHRKNTDYAAFIGAQSLQKPAEYYDPDATANANLSARLPYLFACSRFAHYLKCIVRDKIGSFKERDEMQQWLNEWIMYYVDADPANSSQETKARRPLAAAEVVVEEVEGNPGYYQAKFFLRPHFQLEGLTVSLRLVAKLPSVKAAA, encoded by the coding sequence ATGGCTGTACGTGAATCGCAGGCGCGCGCTGCCGAGGCGCAGCTCGGAGCCCAATCGGATTTCAACGCGCTGTTGTCGCGCGAGTTCAAGCCCAAGACGGAGCAGGCGCGCGAAGCGGTGGAGTCCGCCGTCAAGACGCTGGCCGAGCAGGCGCTGGCAAATTCGGCGACGATGTCGGACGACGCCTACAAGAGCATCGCGGCGATCATCGGCGAGATCGATCGCAAGCTGTCGGAGCAGATCAACCTGATCCTGCATCACGAGGATTTCCAGAAGCTGGAAAGCGCGTGGCGCGGATTGCATCACCTCGTGACGAACACGGAAACCGACGAGAAGCTGAAGATCCGCTTCATGGACGTGTCCAAGGAGGATCTGCGTCGCACGATGAAGCGCTACAAGGGCGTGGCTTGGGATCAGAGCCCGTTCTTCAAGCAGATCTACGAAGAGGAATACGGCCAGTTGGGCGGCGAGCCGTACGGCTGTCTCGTGGCCGACTACTATTTCGACCACACGCCGCCCGACGTGGATCTGCTGGCGTCGATCGGCAAGGTCGCCGCGGCAGCGCACGCGCCGTTCATCACGGGTGCGTCGCCGTCTGTGCTGCAGATGGATTCGTGGCAGGAACTGGCGAACCCGCGCGACCTGACCAAGATCTTCACGCAGAACCTCGAGTACGCCCCCTGGAATTCGCTGCGAAATTCGGAAGATTCGCGCTACATCGGCCTCGCGATGCCGCGCTTCCTTGCGCGGCTGCCGTACGGAATTCACACCAATCCGGTGGACGAATTCGATTTCGAGGAATCGACCGACGGATCGGATCACCTCAAATACACGTGGGCGAACGCGGCTTACGCGATGGCGGTCAACATCAATCGCTCGTTCAAGCACTACGGCTGGTGCACGCTGATTCGCGGCGTCGAGAGCGGCGGCGTCGTCGAGAATCTACCGTGCCACACGTTCCCGACCGATGACGGCGGTATCGACATGAAGTGCCCGACCGAGATCGCGATTTCGGATCGGCGCGAGGCGGAGCTTTCGAAGAACGGTTTCATTCCGCTGATCCACCGCAAGAATACCGACTATGCGGCGTTCATCGGCGCGCAGTCGCTGCAAAAGCCTGCCGAGTACTACGATCCGGACGCGACCGCAAACGCGAACCTTTCCGCGCGTCTGCCCTATCTGTTCGCATGCTCGCGTTTCGCGCACTACCTGAAATGCATCGTGCGCGACAAGATCGGCTCGTTCAAGGAACGCGACGAAATGCAGCAATGGCTCAACGAATGGATCATGTACTACGTTGACGCCGACCCCGCGAACTCGTCTCAGGAAACCAAGGCGCGTCGTCCGCTTGCCGCTGCCGAGGTGGTCGTGGAAGAAGTCGAGGGCAATCCCGGCTACTACCAGGCCAAGTTCTTCCTGCGCCCGCATTTCCAGCTGGAAGGTCTGACAGTGTCGCTGCGTCTCGTCGCGAAGCTTCCGTCGGTCAAGGCTGCTGCCTGA
- the tssB gene encoding type VI secretion system contractile sheath small subunit, whose product MAISNSAQKFIARNRAPRVQIEYDVEIYGSEKKVELPFVMGVLADLSGKPLESLPAVGDRKFYNIDIDNFDERMKAMKPRVAFSVPNTLSGDGQLMVDITFESMDDFSPAAIAKNVDALSQLLDARTQLANLQTYMDGKSGAENLVSKVLKDPALLNALAKAPKPEARKTDARESQEQQ is encoded by the coding sequence ATGGCCATATCCAACAGTGCACAGAAATTCATTGCGCGAAATCGTGCTCCACGTGTCCAGATCGAGTACGACGTCGAGATCTACGGCTCGGAAAAGAAGGTTGAGCTGCCGTTCGTGATGGGCGTACTCGCCGATCTGTCCGGAAAGCCGCTGGAGTCGCTGCCGGCGGTTGGCGATCGCAAGTTCTACAACATCGACATCGACAACTTCGACGAGCGGATGAAGGCGATGAAGCCCCGCGTCGCGTTTTCGGTGCCGAATACGCTGTCCGGCGACGGTCAGCTGATGGTCGACATCACGTTCGAGAGCATGGACGATTTTTCGCCGGCGGCGATTGCGAAAAATGTCGACGCGCTGTCGCAGTTGCTCGACGCGCGGACGCAGCTCGCGAACCTGCAGACCTACATGGATGGCAAGTCGGGCGCGGAGAACCTCGTCAGCAAGGTGCTGAAGGACCCGGCGCTGCTGAACGCGCTTGCCAAGGCGCCTAAGCCTGAAGCGCGGAAGACGGACGCTCGGGAATCGCAAGAGCAGCAATGA
- a CDS encoding OmpA family protein has protein sequence MKGAALVWIAMPVIVFGGAWALAGLADWQSATCIALAIALAVCVAAWHERLRQVAAAAESAETIGSAARELAVIVVVGPYAAGLFPRDGGRTTLRRDDRAVWLLADTPERLNDVMAQVKASRGRFPDAALLPVVPEGDDESMLRRAFAQWRIALQASYCHPECVLPCHVAVYACLGPGEDGVPQTRWFGDPLEAGVPRIEDAIRLYDRLPAIRRQLAASRQAGAVVRSALGLSVFEWLDEAALLSSISALANTPPFVLQGASLADVGHTPVRPGAWTRWLIARTGLQPRVTKPVAGPLPLPLVHVPTCVAGRPAAQSPVDRGWPLASHVLLSSVAAATVAVAISGGVNYRIVERIAGDLSAYWNTPGNRITATIDSFERLRATRDEVARNLRDGAPFGAGWGLYPGRALLNRLDAALAVYRPPLTTVRIDSLSLFASGKATFSPTHARRELAHVLRLIQENPDQRVLIEGHADSEGSPEANLQLSDARARAIRDWLVAEGGLPVTRFALQGMGDVRPIADNHSEAGRALNRRVDISLIPDGVRH, from the coding sequence ATGAAGGGGGCCGCGCTGGTCTGGATCGCGATGCCGGTCATCGTGTTTGGTGGCGCGTGGGCGCTTGCCGGGCTGGCGGATTGGCAGAGCGCGACATGCATTGCACTGGCTATCGCGTTGGCCGTGTGTGTCGCCGCGTGGCATGAACGCCTGCGCCAGGTTGCGGCTGCCGCCGAATCTGCTGAAACGATCGGCAGCGCCGCGCGCGAACTCGCGGTGATCGTCGTCGTCGGGCCGTATGCCGCCGGACTGTTTCCGCGCGATGGGGGACGGACGACGCTCAGGCGCGACGATCGGGCGGTGTGGCTGCTGGCCGATACGCCGGAGCGCCTGAACGACGTGATGGCGCAGGTCAAGGCGTCGCGGGGGCGCTTCCCGGACGCCGCGCTGCTGCCCGTGGTGCCGGAGGGCGACGACGAAAGCATGCTGCGCCGTGCGTTTGCGCAATGGCGCATCGCGCTGCAGGCGTCGTACTGCCATCCCGAATGCGTGTTGCCTTGTCATGTCGCGGTTTATGCGTGTTTGGGGCCCGGCGAGGACGGCGTACCGCAGACGCGATGGTTCGGCGATCCGCTCGAGGCCGGCGTCCCGCGCATCGAGGATGCGATCCGGCTTTACGACCGGCTGCCGGCGATCCGTCGTCAGCTTGCCGCGTCGCGGCAAGCGGGGGCGGTCGTCCGGAGCGCACTGGGGCTCTCGGTGTTCGAGTGGCTCGACGAGGCGGCGCTGCTATCGTCGATCTCCGCGTTGGCGAATACCCCGCCGTTTGTGCTTCAGGGCGCATCGCTGGCGGACGTCGGCCATACGCCGGTTCGGCCGGGTGCCTGGACGCGCTGGCTGATTGCCAGAACCGGCCTGCAGCCGCGCGTCACGAAGCCGGTGGCAGGGCCGCTCCCGCTGCCGCTCGTCCACGTGCCGACGTGCGTCGCCGGGCGGCCCGCCGCGCAGTCGCCGGTCGACCGGGGATGGCCGCTCGCGTCGCACGTCTTGCTGTCGAGCGTGGCGGCCGCGACCGTCGCGGTGGCGATATCGGGCGGGGTGAATTACCGGATTGTCGAGCGGATCGCGGGGGACTTGTCCGCCTACTGGAACACGCCAGGCAACCGGATCACCGCGACGATCGACTCGTTCGAGCGGTTGCGCGCGACGCGCGACGAAGTGGCGCGCAATCTGCGCGACGGCGCGCCGTTCGGCGCGGGCTGGGGGCTGTATCCGGGACGCGCGCTGTTGAACCGTCTCGACGCTGCGCTGGCGGTCTACCGACCGCCGCTCACGACCGTGCGGATCGACAGCCTTTCGCTGTTTGCGAGCGGCAAGGCGACCTTTTCCCCGACGCACGCGCGTCGCGAACTGGCACATGTGCTTCGGCTGATCCAGGAGAACCCCGATCAGCGTGTGCTGATCGAGGGGCATGCGGACAGCGAAGGATCGCCTGAGGCGAATCTTCAGCTATCCGATGCGCGGGCGCGGGCGATTCGCGATTGGCTGGTCGCCGAAGGCGGGTTGCCGGTCACGCGTTTCGCGCTCCAGGGAATGGGCGACGTCCGCCCAATCGCGGACAACCACAGTGAGGCAGGCCGGGCGCTGAACAGGCGCGTCGACATTTCCCTGATTCCGGATGGCGTGCGTCATTGA
- a CDS encoding DotU family type IV/VI secretion system protein, whose translation MTFDSSGAALRASLQETVLHIALLAQGASIPEIHVWRARCIGLVERLDQAMRDDGCASDAVRDVGIAQCALLDEVTLCHLPAGRRDEWMRETMLFRFHRVRSGADRIRARVEALLSGPHSDSQEAQWLSMVATLLELEPSREHDAFRARLNAVYPVALPVEPDASQAAGAPALPRPRTVVAVAARARAALRQVLLAAAVLAAVWITCDVSLRRAVERLPDSGPRVAQNGEEARQ comes from the coding sequence ATGACATTCGATAGTTCAGGTGCCGCGTTGCGCGCGTCGCTTCAAGAGACCGTACTTCATATCGCGCTGCTTGCGCAGGGTGCGTCGATACCGGAAATCCACGTATGGCGCGCGCGCTGCATCGGGCTCGTCGAGCGGCTCGACCAGGCAATGCGCGACGACGGTTGTGCAAGCGACGCCGTGCGAGACGTCGGCATCGCGCAATGCGCGCTGCTGGACGAGGTGACGTTGTGTCATCTGCCGGCGGGCAGGCGGGACGAATGGATGCGCGAGACGATGCTGTTCCGGTTTCATCGCGTGCGCAGCGGCGCGGACCGGATTCGGGCGCGAGTCGAGGCGCTGCTGAGCGGGCCGCATTCGGACTCGCAGGAAGCGCAGTGGCTGAGCATGGTTGCGACGCTGCTTGAGCTCGAACCATCGCGCGAGCACGACGCTTTTCGCGCGCGTCTGAACGCGGTGTATCCCGTTGCGTTGCCAGTCGAGCCGGACGCGTCCCAGGCGGCGGGCGCGCCGGCACTGCCGCGCCCGCGGACCGTTGTCGCGGTCGCGGCGCGCGCACGGGCGGCGCTTCGGCAGGTATTGCTCGCGGCGGCGGTGCTGGCGGCAGTGTGGATCACCTGCGACGTCTCGTTGCGGCGTGCGGTGGAGCGTTTGCCCGACTCGGGGCCGCGCGTCGCGCAGAACGGCGAGGAGGCACGGCAGTGA
- a CDS encoding fimbrial protein — MIRTHALKWIGGIALGTAAAMFAWPGGIAWGAGNPTVKVTFAGSYHSVTCTVVGGQEKQTVKLPRVSTTSLTSTGQTAGSTAFTIPLRCDGSIEAVRVYFQRGATTNANGNLDVENPNDPASAKNVQIQLMNGDGSPIHVGDAATMKTVNLAASTTMPVPFGAQYYATGATSAGSVRTYATFVIQMP; from the coding sequence ATGATACGAACGCATGCATTGAAGTGGATCGGGGGCATCGCATTGGGCACAGCGGCCGCGATGTTCGCTTGGCCGGGGGGCATCGCGTGGGGGGCGGGCAATCCCACAGTCAAGGTCACGTTTGCGGGTTCCTATCACTCGGTGACCTGTACCGTTGTGGGCGGCCAGGAGAAGCAGACGGTCAAATTGCCGCGCGTTTCGACGACATCGCTGACGTCGACGGGGCAGACGGCGGGTTCGACGGCCTTCACCATTCCGTTGCGTTGCGACGGCAGCATCGAGGCGGTCCGCGTCTACTTTCAGCGGGGCGCCACGACGAACGCGAACGGCAATCTCGACGTCGAGAATCCGAACGACCCGGCGAGCGCCAAAAATGTCCAGATCCAGTTGATGAACGGCGACGGATCGCCAATTCACGTGGGCGACGCGGCGACGATGAAGACGGTGAACCTCGCCGCGTCGACCACGATGCCGGTTCCCTTCGGTGCGCAGTATTACGCGACCGGTGCGACGAGCGCCGGCTCGGTGCGCACGTATGCGACCTTCGTGATTCAGATGCCGTAA